A single region of the Variovorax paradoxus genome encodes:
- a CDS encoding YihY/virulence factor BrkB family protein: protein MLMQMRALFDLCKEAVASWSNDYAPSMGAALAYYTVFSIAPLLLIVIAVAGLVFGQEAARGEIFLQLSGLMGEQGAAAVQSMLQAVNKPAEGIVATVAGIGLLVIGATTVFGELQDALDRIWRAPARAKNKGLFNLLRVRLLSFSMIMGIGFLLMVSLVASAALAALSKWWSPVFGAWATLAQAVNFVFSFAMVTVIFAMIYKIMPRAKVQWRDVWVGAAVTALLFTVGKHLIGLYIGKSSVASGYGAAGSLVVVLVWVYYSAQIFLLGAEFTWVYAKTYGSLKNARDSASQNPSPTRSEPLPQR from the coding sequence ATGCTCATGCAAATGCGCGCGCTTTTCGATCTGTGCAAAGAGGCCGTGGCCTCATGGTCGAACGACTATGCCCCCAGCATGGGCGCCGCGCTGGCCTACTACACGGTGTTCTCGATTGCGCCGCTGCTGCTGATTGTGATTGCCGTGGCGGGCCTGGTGTTCGGGCAGGAGGCCGCGCGAGGCGAAATCTTCCTGCAGCTTTCGGGCCTCATGGGCGAGCAGGGCGCGGCCGCGGTGCAGAGCATGCTGCAGGCGGTCAACAAGCCGGCCGAAGGCATCGTGGCCACGGTGGCCGGCATCGGCCTGCTGGTGATCGGCGCGACCACCGTCTTCGGCGAACTTCAAGATGCGCTCGACCGCATCTGGCGTGCACCGGCCCGTGCGAAGAACAAGGGGCTCTTCAACTTGCTGCGCGTGCGGCTCTTGTCGTTCAGCATGATCATGGGCATCGGCTTTCTGCTCATGGTGTCGCTGGTGGCGAGCGCGGCGCTTGCCGCGCTCAGCAAGTGGTGGTCGCCGGTGTTCGGCGCCTGGGCGACGCTGGCGCAAGCGGTCAACTTCGTCTTCAGCTTTGCAATGGTGACGGTGATCTTCGCGATGATCTACAAGATCATGCCGCGCGCCAAGGTCCAATGGCGCGACGTGTGGGTGGGCGCCGCGGTCACGGCGCTGCTCTTCACCGTCGGCAAGCATCTCATCGGCCTGTACATCGGCAAGAGCAGCGTGGCCTCCGGCTATGGCGCCGCGGGCTCGCTGGTGGTGGTGCTGGTGTGGGTGTACTACTCGGCGCAGATTTTTCTTCTGGGCGCCGAGTTCACCTGGGTGTATGCCAAAACCTACGGCTCGCTCAAGAATGCCAGGGACAGCGCCAGCCAGAATCCTTCGCCCACCCGTTCGGAGCCGCTGCCCCAGCGCTAG
- the rlmB gene encoding 23S rRNA (guanosine(2251)-2'-O)-methyltransferase RlmB, whose amino-acid sequence MSSPKVIFGFHAVGVRIKTAPKSVLEVMFDTSRRDARMKQFIARAQEAGVRLVEADGLRLAKLSGSHGHQGVVARVEPVAQVRSLDELLEGLEEAGTVPLLLVLDGVTDPHNLGACLRVADGAGAHAVIAPKDHAAGINATVAKVASGAAETVPYFMVTNLARTLNELKERNIWCVGTSDDAPGTLYQSDLKRPLALVLGAEGEGMRQLTRKTCDELVSIPMAGAVESLNVSVASGVCLYEAMRQRSA is encoded by the coding sequence ATGTCTTCCCCTAAAGTGATCTTCGGCTTCCATGCCGTGGGCGTGCGCATCAAGACCGCGCCCAAATCGGTGCTCGAAGTGATGTTCGACACCAGCCGGCGCGATGCGCGCATGAAACAGTTCATTGCGCGCGCGCAGGAAGCCGGCGTGCGGCTGGTCGAGGCGGACGGCCTGCGCCTCGCCAAGCTCAGCGGCAGCCACGGCCACCAGGGCGTGGTGGCGCGGGTCGAGCCCGTTGCGCAGGTCCGCTCGCTCGACGAACTGCTCGAGGGCCTCGAAGAAGCCGGCACCGTGCCCCTTCTGCTGGTGCTCGACGGGGTGACCGACCCGCACAACCTGGGCGCCTGCCTTCGCGTGGCCGACGGCGCCGGGGCGCATGCGGTCATCGCGCCCAAGGACCATGCGGCGGGCATCAACGCCACTGTGGCCAAGGTGGCGAGCGGCGCTGCCGAAACCGTGCCGTACTTCATGGTGACCAACCTGGCGCGCACGCTGAACGAGCTCAAGGAACGCAACATCTGGTGCGTGGGCACCAGCGACGATGCGCCCGGCACCCTCTACCAGAGCGACTTGAAGCGCCCGCTGGCACTGGTGCTCGGCGCCGAAGGCGAGGGCATGCGCCAACTCACCCGCAAGACCTGCGACGAGCTCGTGAGCATTCCGATGGCCGGAGCGGTCGAAAGCCTGAACGTCTCGGTGGCAAGCGGCGTGTGCCTGTACGAGGCGATGCGCCAGCGCAGCGCCTGA
- a CDS encoding aldo/keto reductase, producing the protein MSQLRSLGRSGLLVSPLAFGGNVFGWTVDEATSFRLLDAWLDAGFNFIDTADVYSSWVPGHTGGESETIIGKWLKQSGKRNRVVLATKVGKPMGEGKSGLSPAYIREAVEASLKRLQTDFIDLYQAHDDDTATPLEDSLGAFDELIKAGKVRAIGASNYSAPRLAEALDISERLGIARYESLQPLYNLYDRAVFEDELEPLCVKREVGVINFYALAAGFLTGKYRTEADASKSARGANTTKKYLNPRGLRILEALDKVAQQYNAKPGQVAIAWQIARPSVTAPIASATSIAQLEELVVATQLKLDAGTIQMLDRASEES; encoded by the coding sequence ATGTCGCAACTTCGCTCGCTGGGCCGCTCGGGCCTCCTGGTTTCACCGCTCGCCTTCGGCGGCAATGTGTTCGGCTGGACGGTGGACGAAGCCACCTCGTTCCGCCTGCTCGACGCCTGGCTCGATGCGGGCTTCAACTTCATCGACACGGCCGACGTGTATTCGAGCTGGGTGCCGGGCCATACCGGAGGCGAGTCCGAAACCATCATCGGCAAATGGCTCAAGCAAAGCGGCAAGCGCAACCGCGTGGTGCTGGCCACCAAGGTCGGCAAGCCGATGGGCGAAGGCAAGTCAGGCCTGTCGCCCGCATACATCCGCGAAGCGGTCGAGGCTTCGCTCAAGCGCCTGCAGACAGACTTCATCGACTTGTACCAGGCGCACGATGACGATACCGCCACGCCGCTGGAGGATTCGCTGGGCGCTTTCGACGAGCTGATCAAGGCCGGCAAGGTGCGCGCCATCGGCGCCTCGAACTACAGCGCGCCTCGGCTGGCTGAAGCACTCGACATATCCGAACGGCTCGGCATTGCACGCTACGAAAGCCTGCAGCCGCTCTACAACCTGTACGACCGCGCGGTGTTCGAAGACGAACTGGAACCGCTGTGCGTGAAGCGCGAGGTGGGCGTCATCAACTTCTATGCGCTCGCGGCCGGTTTTCTGACTGGCAAGTACCGCACCGAAGCCGACGCGTCGAAGAGCGCGCGCGGTGCCAACACCACCAAGAAGTACCTGAACCCGCGCGGCCTGCGCATTCTCGAGGCCCTCGACAAGGTGGCCCAGCAGTACAACGCCAAGCCGGGCCAGGTGGCCATCGCCTGGCAAATTGCACGGCCTTCGGTCACCGCCCCCATTGCCAGCGCAACCTCGATTGCGCAGCTGGAGGAACTGGTCGTGGCCACCCAGCTCAAGCTGGATGCCGGCACCATCCAGATGCTGGACCGCGCCAGCGAAGAAAGCTAG
- a CDS encoding chromate transporter — protein MHPSPSDAAAPSAPPQPKSPRDLFVSFTWLALQGFGGVLAIVQREMVEKKRWLTPEQFLEDWAVAQVMPGPNVVNLALMIGDRYFGLRGAIAAVAGMLAIPLVVILMLAVLYAHYAGNPQVAGALRGMGAVSGGLIAATGIKLIPQLRKHPLGFAACLVFVALVFGAIAVLKIPLGWVLLAVGGVACAWTWRRIAP, from the coding sequence ATGCATCCGTCTCCCTCAGACGCGGCGGCGCCATCCGCCCCTCCGCAACCGAAGTCGCCACGCGACCTTTTTGTTTCATTCACCTGGCTTGCGCTGCAGGGATTCGGCGGCGTGCTGGCCATCGTGCAGCGCGAAATGGTCGAGAAAAAGCGCTGGCTCACGCCCGAGCAGTTTCTGGAGGATTGGGCCGTGGCCCAGGTGATGCCGGGCCCGAACGTGGTCAACCTCGCGCTGATGATCGGCGACCGCTATTTCGGACTGCGCGGTGCCATAGCCGCCGTGGCCGGCATGCTCGCAATACCGCTCGTCGTCATTCTGATGCTGGCCGTGCTGTACGCCCACTACGCCGGCAACCCGCAGGTGGCGGGCGCGCTCCGCGGCATGGGGGCGGTGTCGGGCGGCCTGATTGCCGCTACCGGCATCAAGCTGATTCCGCAACTGCGCAAGCACCCGCTGGGCTTTGCCGCCTGCCTGGTGTTCGTGGCACTGGTGTTCGGCGCCATCGCGGTACTGAAAATCCCGCTCGGCTGGGTGCTGCTGGCCGTGGGCGGCGTGGCTTGCGCCTGGACGTGGCGGAGGATTGCGCCATGA
- a CDS encoding NAD(P)/FAD-dependent oxidoreductase: MSASSSFARLDDAPSPLVATPASLMVAERVSTTQVDLLVVGASFAGLACARAAALAGLSVMVLEKKSSAGAKLHTTGIIVKDAVDTVPWLAEVPPALVRRIDGVRLYSPDMRHVDLHAPGYWFWATDAPALLDWMVDSARASGVDVRLGTLFEQALWMNDRWEIPLAHSPGQGTCISARYIVGADGPHSRVAKALGLSRNTRFLYGVEHEYRGASMAPGFLHCFVDRRLAPGYIGWALDGFGVSQIGLARRMGMQDAAALRLDPLLRKIASVVSPGDAPPVAIRAGMIPCGGVLPVVARERALLVGDAAGMVSPVTAGGIHTALQHGERAGEAIAQFVRGKAQDPAGWFVRSYPRFRLKRAMRWAFDHFQSDWMFNRLLGTPQLRRVAELVYFHRKASPLGRN; encoded by the coding sequence ATGTCCGCCTCAAGTTCCTTCGCCCGTCTCGACGACGCCCCCTCTCCCCTTGTTGCCACGCCTGCCTCGTTGATGGTGGCCGAACGGGTTTCGACCACCCAGGTCGACCTGCTCGTGGTTGGGGCCAGCTTTGCCGGCCTGGCCTGCGCACGCGCCGCAGCGCTGGCCGGCCTCAGCGTGATGGTGCTGGAGAAAAAGTCCAGCGCCGGCGCCAAGCTGCACACCACCGGCATCATCGTGAAGGATGCGGTGGATACGGTGCCGTGGCTTGCGGAAGTGCCGCCCGCGCTGGTACGCCGCATCGATGGCGTTCGGCTTTATTCGCCCGATATGCGCCACGTGGACCTGCATGCGCCGGGCTACTGGTTCTGGGCCACCGATGCGCCCGCCCTGCTCGACTGGATGGTCGACTCGGCCCGTGCCAGCGGCGTCGACGTGCGTCTTGGCACGCTGTTCGAGCAGGCGCTCTGGATGAACGACCGCTGGGAGATCCCGCTGGCCCACAGCCCTGGCCAGGGCACCTGCATTTCAGCCCGTTACATCGTGGGGGCCGACGGGCCGCACTCGCGCGTTGCCAAGGCCCTCGGCCTGTCGCGCAACACGCGCTTTCTCTATGGCGTCGAGCACGAATACCGAGGCGCGAGCATGGCGCCTGGTTTTCTGCACTGCTTCGTCGACCGCCGGCTGGCGCCGGGCTACATCGGATGGGCGCTCGACGGGTTCGGCGTGAGCCAGATCGGGCTCGCGCGCCGCATGGGCATGCAGGACGCGGCGGCGCTCCGGCTCGATCCACTGCTGCGAAAGATCGCCTCGGTCGTGTCGCCCGGCGACGCGCCACCCGTGGCGATTCGCGCCGGGATGATCCCCTGCGGCGGCGTGCTGCCCGTGGTCGCCCGCGAGCGAGCGCTGCTGGTGGGCGATGCGGCCGGCATGGTGTCGCCGGTGACGGCCGGCGGCATTCACACGGCACTGCAGCACGGGGAACGTGCCGGCGAAGCCATCGCGCAGTTTGTTCGAGGCAAGGCGCAAGACCCAGCCGGCTGGTTCGTGCGCAGCTATCCGAGGTTTAGGCTCAAGCGAGCGATGCGCTGGGCTTTCGATCACTTCCAGAGCGACTGGATGTTCAATCGCCTGCTCGGTACGCCGCAGCTGCGGCGAGTGGCGGAGCTGGTGTACTTTCATCGCAAGGCCAGCCCATTGGGCAGGAACTAG
- a CDS encoding GNAT family N-acetyltransferase, whose product MRLITCTEEAHAGSILAILNEAIVSSTALYDYKPRTPESMVAWFATKRANGFPVIGAEDEETGKLLGFASYGAFRAFPAYKYTVEHSVYVEAGHRGAGLGRTLMEAIVAEAVARDVHVMVGAIDAANAGSIGLHERLGFEHAGTVRQAGFKFGRWLDVAFYQRILSTPLNPVDG is encoded by the coding sequence ATGCGCCTGATTACCTGCACGGAGGAGGCCCACGCGGGCTCCATCCTCGCCATCCTCAACGAAGCCATCGTCAGTTCGACCGCGCTGTACGACTACAAGCCGCGCACGCCCGAGAGCATGGTCGCGTGGTTTGCGACCAAGCGCGCCAACGGGTTTCCGGTGATCGGCGCCGAGGACGAGGAGACCGGCAAGCTGCTGGGCTTTGCGAGTTACGGCGCGTTCAGGGCCTTTCCGGCCTACAAGTACACGGTGGAGCACTCGGTGTACGTCGAGGCCGGGCACCGCGGCGCTGGTCTCGGCCGCACGCTCATGGAGGCGATCGTTGCGGAGGCGGTCGCGCGCGATGTGCATGTGATGGTCGGTGCCATCGATGCGGCGAACGCCGGCAGCATCGGCCTGCACGAACGGCTGGGCTTCGAACATGCCGGCACCGTGCGGCAGGCCGGGTTCAAGTTCGGCCGCTGGCTCGACGTGGCCTTTTATCAGCGGATTCTTTCGACCCCGCTGAATCCGGTCGACGGCTAG
- a CDS encoding helix-turn-helix domain-containing protein: MRNNSSPPDEPAGIDSLIADRLNALRRAKGLSLAELAGLSGVSKAMISKVERAESSPTAVLLGRLAAGLGVPLAQLLTEDKGSARRLRTRAEQEVWRDPEAGYLRRQIFERGANGGVEMVEIELPRSAQVGYPRWSGKPYRQCLWMLEGALRVDYGDERFELAEGDCLDFGVDRPLVFKALGRTGCRYLLVASPP; this comes from the coding sequence ATGAGAAACAATTCTTCTCCGCCCGATGAACCCGCCGGCATCGACTCGCTCATCGCGGACCGGCTTAATGCGCTGCGCCGAGCCAAGGGGCTGAGCCTTGCGGAGCTGGCCGGGCTTTCGGGCGTCAGCAAGGCGATGATCTCGAAAGTCGAGCGTGCGGAAAGCAGCCCGACCGCCGTGTTGCTGGGCCGGCTTGCCGCCGGACTGGGCGTGCCGCTTGCGCAGTTGCTGACCGAAGACAAGGGCTCGGCGCGCCGGCTGCGCACCCGGGCTGAGCAGGAGGTATGGCGCGACCCCGAGGCCGGCTATTTGCGCCGGCAAATTTTTGAGCGCGGTGCGAACGGCGGCGTGGAGATGGTGGAGATCGAATTGCCGCGCTCGGCGCAGGTCGGCTATCCGCGATGGAGCGGCAAGCCGTATCGCCAATGCCTCTGGATGCTCGAAGGCGCGCTGCGGGTGGACTATGGCGACGAGCGTTTCGAACTGGCCGAGGGTGATTGCCTGGATTTTGGCGTGGATCGCCCGCTGGTTTTCAAGGCTCTTGGCCGCACTGGCTGCCGCTACCTGCTGGTTGCATCGCCCCCGTAA
- a CDS encoding SoxR reducing system RseC family protein yields the protein MSFVLYMIGFLIFLGGLAWGASVAGVPTLYIGIGALIILGIGIFSAVGRTRSKDPS from the coding sequence ATGTCATTTGTGCTCTACATGATCGGGTTTCTGATTTTCCTGGGTGGCCTCGCCTGGGGCGCCTCGGTCGCCGGCGTGCCCACGCTCTACATCGGCATTGGCGCGCTGATCATCCTGGGCATCGGCATCTTCAGCGCAGTGGGGCGCACACGCAGCAAGGACCCTTCCTGA
- a CDS encoding chromate transporter produces the protein MSHITIVMQWHDWLALFGQYLLLSLLSISGAITTVPDMHRYLVAQHGWLTDAQFSSSVAIAQAAPGPNVLFVALMGWNVGLNAGGGIGAGPSAWMLGFLGLMVTMVGIMLPSTTLTYLATRWGHRNRDKRGVRAFKQGMAPVVVGLLIATGWVLAAGNHSGDAPAWHLWLLSAAATLVVWRTRIHLLWLLGAGALLGAIGFV, from the coding sequence ATGAGCCATATAACGATCGTGATGCAATGGCACGACTGGCTTGCGCTCTTCGGCCAGTACCTGCTGCTGTCGCTGCTGTCGATCAGCGGCGCGATCACCACGGTGCCCGACATGCACCGCTACCTTGTCGCGCAGCACGGCTGGCTGACCGACGCGCAGTTCAGCTCGTCGGTCGCCATAGCCCAGGCCGCGCCGGGGCCCAACGTGCTCTTTGTCGCGCTCATGGGCTGGAACGTCGGCCTCAACGCGGGCGGCGGCATCGGCGCCGGGCCGAGCGCGTGGATGCTCGGCTTCCTGGGGCTCATGGTCACCATGGTCGGCATCATGCTGCCGAGCACCACCCTCACCTATCTTGCCACCCGCTGGGGCCACCGCAACCGCGACAAGCGCGGCGTGCGCGCCTTCAAGCAAGGCATGGCGCCGGTGGTGGTGGGCCTGTTGATTGCCACCGGCTGGGTGCTCGCGGCGGGCAACCATTCGGGCGACGCGCCCGCCTGGCATTTGTGGCTGCTGAGCGCGGCGGCAACGCTTGTCGTGTGGCGCACGCGCATTCACCTGCTGTGGCTGCTCGGCGCGGGCGCGCTGCTCGGTGCCATCGGTTTTGTCTGA
- a CDS encoding DUF924 family protein has protein sequence MNPADLPTAHDVVDFWRSAGPDRWFAKNDAFDAEFGGRFLAAHEAAALGELDHWSNEPEGALALMVLLDQFPRNTWRGNARMLATDAKALAVARKAIEAGLDLKVDEELRRFFYLPFMHSESLADQERSVELNAALDANTQRFAVLHRDIIARFGRFPHRNKLLGRTSSAEEQRFLDEGGFAG, from the coding sequence ATGAACCCTGCCGACCTTCCCACCGCCCACGACGTGGTCGACTTCTGGCGCAGCGCCGGACCCGACCGATGGTTTGCCAAGAACGATGCCTTCGATGCCGAGTTCGGCGGGCGCTTTCTTGCCGCCCATGAAGCGGCGGCCCTTGGCGAACTGGACCATTGGTCGAACGAGCCCGAGGGCGCGCTCGCGCTGATGGTGCTGCTCGACCAGTTCCCGCGCAACACCTGGCGCGGCAACGCGCGCATGCTTGCGACCGATGCCAAGGCGCTGGCCGTGGCCCGCAAGGCAATCGAGGCAGGCCTCGATCTGAAGGTGGACGAAGAGTTGCGCCGCTTTTTCTACCTGCCCTTCATGCACTCCGAATCGCTGGCCGACCAGGAGCGTTCGGTCGAGCTCAACGCGGCGCTCGATGCCAACACGCAGCGCTTTGCGGTATTGCACCGCGACATCATTGCGCGCTTCGGCCGCTTTCCGCACCGCAACAAGCTGCTCGGCCGCACCAGCAGCGCCGAGGAACAGCGCTTTCTCGACGAAGGCGGCTTTGCCGGCTAG
- a CDS encoding CHRD domain-containing protein, translating into MNRYGTLLRATLIAGVASAALAGCGMMSKSNVASFSGTMNAASEVPPNMTRGSGLAEAWLNRDTNVLKYKITYSGLSGPATAGHFHGPAAAGANAGVVLPFARTESPIEGQATLTPAQAADLLAGKWYANIHTAANPAGEIRGQMLPKM; encoded by the coding sequence ATGAACCGATATGGCACCCTTTTGCGCGCAACCCTCATCGCCGGCGTAGCCAGCGCTGCGCTGGCCGGCTGCGGGATGATGTCGAAGTCGAACGTCGCGAGCTTCAGCGGCACCATGAACGCCGCCAGCGAAGTGCCGCCCAACATGACGCGCGGCAGCGGCCTGGCGGAAGCCTGGCTCAACAGGGACACGAACGTCCTGAAATACAAGATCACCTACAGCGGCCTCAGCGGTCCGGCAACCGCTGGCCACTTCCACGGACCTGCGGCAGCGGGTGCCAACGCCGGCGTGGTGCTGCCCTTCGCCCGGACGGAGAGCCCGATCGAAGGCCAGGCCACGCTCACCCCTGCACAGGCGGCCGACCTGCTTGCCGGCAAGTGGTACGCCAACATCCACACGGCCGCCAACCCGGCGGGCGAGATCCGGGGACAGATGCTGCCCAAGATGTAA